GTCAGTCCAGAAATTAAGATAGAAGTCTCAGAATATGATGATGTTCAAGAAGCAAACAAATCTCATAGAGGATCAGACGCTAGTATTCATTCTTATAAATCATCAGTTGATGATCCAGAGATGTTTAAAACTCCAAGGCAATCAATAACAGACCCTATTTCAGCTACAGAACTCCAAGAAGAGATTGAAATGAAGTCTGAATGCTCTCCAAGGGGTTCAGCAGCAGGATTGGAGGTTCAGAAATCTCCAAGAGGTTCAACAGCAGGATTGGAGGTTCAGAAATCTCCAAGAGGTTCAACAGCAGGATTGGAGATTCAGAAATCTCCAAGAGGTTCAACAGCAGGTCTGGAGGTTCAGAAATCTCCAAGAGGTTCAACAGCAGGATTGGAGGTTCAGAAATCTCCAAGAGGTTCAACAGCAGGTCTGGAGGTTCAGAAATCTCCAAGAGGTTCAACAGCAGGTCTGGAGGTTCAGAAATCTCCAAGAGGTTCAACAGCAGGATTGGAGATTCAGAAATCTCCAAGAGGTTCAACAGCAGGTCTGGAGGTTCAGAAATCTCCAAGAGGTTCAACAGCAGGTCTGGAGGTTCAGAAATCTCCAAGAGGGTCAACAGCAGGATTGGAGATTCAGAAATCTCCAAGAGGTTCAACAGCAGGTCTGGAGGTTCAGAAATCTCCAAGAGGTTCAACAGCAGGTCTGGAGGTTCAGGAACCTCCAAGAGGTTCAACAGCAGGTCTGGAGGTTCAGAAATCTCCAAGAGGTTCAACAGCAGGATTGGAGATTCAGAAATCTCCAAGAGGTTCAACAGCAGGTCTGGAGGTTCAGAAACCTCCAAGAGGTTCGACAGCAGGTCTGGAGGTTCAGAAATCTCCAAGAGGTTCAACAGCAGGATTGGAGATTCAGAAATCTCCAAGAGGTTCAACAGCAGGTCTGGAGGTTCAGAAATCTCCAAGAGGTTCGACAGCAGAATTGGAGATTCAGAAATCTCCAAGAGGTTCAACAGCAGGATTGGAGGTTCAGAAAACCCCAAGAGGTTCAACAGCAGGATTGGAGGTTCAGAAAACCCCAAGAGGTTCGACAGCAGAATTGGAGATTCAGAAATCTCCAAGAGGTTCAACAGCAGGATTGGAGGTTCAGAAAACCCCAAGAGGTTCAACAGCAGGATTGGAGGTTCAGAAAACCCCAAGAGGTTCAACAGCAGGATTGGAGGTTCAGAAAACCCCAAGAGGTTCAACAGCAGGATTGGAGGTTCAGAAAACCCCAAGAGGTTCAACAGCAGGATTGGAGGTTCAGAAAACCCCAAGAGGTTCAACAGCAGGATTGGAGGTTCAGAAAACCCCAAGAGGTTCAACAGCAGGATTGGAGGTTCAGAAAACCCCAAGAGGTTCAACAGCAGGATTGGAGGTTCAGAAAACCCCAAGAGGTTCAACAGCAGGATTGGAGGTTCAGAAAACCCCAAGAGGTTCAACAGCAGGATTGGAGGTTCAAAAATCCCCAAGAGGTTCAACAACAAACCGTGATGCTCCGACCTCTGAAGCCGAGCCGGAGGTCCAACTCAGGTCCAAGAGCTCCGCCTCGAGAGACGCCACGCAGCAGAACCGCCGGTCACTGATCAAGTATATCAACGACCAAGAGGACAACCTGCCGGAGATCTGTTCCAGCCCCGAGACAGTCGAACTCGCCCAGGCCTCAGACACAGAGGATACCCTGGACCTCATAGGCTCCACGACGGACAATGAGAGCGACTCCGACCTGGAGACCGTTCTCAACATCACAGATCTGGACTCGCCGGACGCAGTGGGCCAGGAGCTGGAGCCCTTCAAGAATAAGGCTCTTTCTTCGAGTCGAACCAAGATCAATGTTGCGCATTCCGGAAGAGGGGATGGTTATTACACGGACCCTGAGCCTACTCTGGCTAAGGGTAAACAGAGCAGTGTTTACATTGAGGAGTCAcctagtattatcattgctttgtACGATCACATTATGACCATTTTGACACTACCTGACTTGTCTCTGGATGAATATAGCATCACGCAAGTCAGTAAATCTAAACTAACCGAGTCAAGTCAGCAACTCAGCAGGCGCGATTCTCCGCCAGCCATTGAGAGTCAGGTCCCTCGACCCCTCTCTGAGCCAGATGCGGATAAGACGGTAAGAGAACCTGGGCACGAGGAGGAGACTTTAACTCTTTCATCAAACACTGTTGCAGGAAAGGGAAAGTCGAAGTGGAACATCATGCCTAATGTGAGCCGGTTGGATACCACTGTTCAGGAGTACCAGAAGAAGAAGTCTTTGAATGAGTAAGTTGCATcgtcgccccctctctctctccttctctctctctctctctctcactcactcactcactctctctctctctctctctctctctctcactctctctctctctctctctgtctctctctctctatctatctccatccatcccacatcctctctctctctctctctctctctctctctctctctccatccctccaaaatcctctctctctctctctttctctttctctttgactctctctctctttctatttctctttctctttctctttctctctctctctatctatctatctatttatctatctatctatctatctatctttctctctgtctctctctctctatctctctctctctctctctctctctctctctctctctctctctctctctctctctctctctctctctctctctctccatccctcaaacatcctctctctctctctctctctctctctctctctctctctctctctctctctctctctctctctctctctctctctctctctctctctctctctctctctccatccctcaaacattctctctctctctctctctctctctctctctctctctctctctctctctctctctctctctctctctctccatccctcaaacatcctctctctctctctctctctctctctctctctctctctctctctctctctctctctctctctctctctctctctctctctctttctctccttctaagtctcttctcacattcttttcttttcatttctcgatTTCTTTCCTTCGGTCGCTCTCACTCTTATTCCATGCCGCACTCATTTAATGTCTTTATATAgctttgtctctctgtatatttacctacgtgttttcgttttttgtttttcttctccatctttatttcccttctttattttctcctcttagTCGGTCAGATCTATTTCCACCCTATCAGTATATATCAATAATGCCATAGCTCGGTCGAACACCAAGACACTGTTTGTATCGCTTCCTCTCTTTCCGCAGAATCTCCGCAGTAACCTTCTGCGGGTGTGGGTTCTTGGGAGTGTACTTGGTCGGCGCGGCCACGTACCTTCAGGAACGCGCCCCTTGGCTCCTCCGCGGACGCATCGGGGGCTCCTCCGTCGGGTCCCTCATTGCCACTTGCATCGTGTGCAACATTCCCTTGCAGGTGAGGAAATAGCTTGATGTATGGAGGCAATTTACACATCTATTTAatgtagtatgatatatatatatatatatatatatatatatatatatacttttcaccCAACACCGgcctttaatcccccccccccccccctcttccgccaCCAGGTCATCCGCGACAACCTCTTGGCCACGGCGAAGGCCTCCCGCTCCTTCTTCCTGGGGCCGTTGAACCCTGCTTTCCCCATCGAAGAACCTCTGCTGAAGAACCTGCTGAAGATCCTGCCAGAGGACGCCCATCTCCGAGCTTCAGGGCGGctctacctctccctcactcGGGCCAACACGCTTACGAATGaggtaatgctctctctctctctctctctctatatatatatatatatatatatatatatatatatatcaatctctctctctctctctctctctctctctctctctctctctctctctctctctctctctctctctctctctctctctctctctctctctctctctctctttctatttatgtcaatctatctatatatatatttatttaatgctAAAACATCTAAAATTCTgcatcacatgtgtatatatattatttataacagtaatgataactatgatcaaagtgatgccaataataactgtaatattgataatgatagtgatggaaatggtaataaagatgacaaggatgataaggaggaagaggaagaggataaagataatatggATCCTtttaagaaataagaataatattgtcaCTTATTACAACAGCACTACCGCGAGAGCCATAtcaaaaggacaaaaaaatagCAGAATATATGACCCTTTTCAACCAATTTGCAGGTCGTGAATCACTACAAGTCAAGAGAGGAGTTAGTGCGTGCTGTTCTCTGCTGCTGCTTCCTGCCGGGCATCTCTGGGTTCTCTGTGCCCTCCTTCCACGGACGCAGGTCAGTGCTCCCTGTCTCctcgcatataaatatatatatatatatatatatatatatatatatatatatatatatatatatatatatatatatgtgtgtgtgtgtatatatatatatatatatatatatatatatatatgcatatatgtatatgtatatatatatatatatatatatatatatatatatatatatatatataaaatgtatgtatgtatgtatgtgtgtatgtgtgtgtgtgtgtatgtgtgtgtgcgtgtgttttgttattgttgttttagttcAGTATATCAATGTTCTGTAGTCCCCTTACTCGCTGTTTATTCACAGTATAATAAACCCTAATCAGCCTAAGGCTGGACACAATGAACATAAGGGCCGGGCGAGGCATGCCTGTGCAAATGTTATTAAACTTGAGTCTGAAGAACCACATACCCGATCTCCCCAGCATCTCGTCTACCCTGGACGACCAGCATAAATTTCCCTTTTAGTTAACCATGGCAACActaaaaaatacagacagatagatgcagtAAATAAGAGCAGCTTCCATAACATAACCCCTCTTTGGCGGAGTTAGAACTGACGAGGGTGGCCTTGTTAAGGGTATAATCCTGTGACCATGTCTTGGTGACCATATCTTGGTGCCTCGGTTGATCCGGGGACGCATTCACTTAATGATGACATTACTTATCAGTCTAATAACGTTATTAATAGTGATGCATATGGCAACGGCAGTGACACTTACCTTGGGTGCCAATACAATAACTGAAGatcaaaaatgtataatataccaATAGAGCCAATCattcaaaacaaaataattcCGAAAACAGAATCCTTCTTATCTTTatattccatctctctttttatatcctcACCTGCTCATCCTCGTCCACGCCTTCGCCAGGTACCTCGACGGCGGCATGACCAACAACATGCCTCTGAAGGGCCCCAACACCCTCGCCATCAACGCCTTCGCCGGGGAGTTCGACGTGTGCCCGATGGACAACGAGTACCAGACCAAGTGGCTCACGACGGCCCTCAACCAGACACTGGAAATGACCATGATTAACTTGCGCCGCTTCTTCTTGGCCCTGGTGCCTCCCAACCCCGAGGAGCTGGACGAGTTCTACTGGCAGGGCTACGAGGATGCCAAGAGGTGTTTGGCTGACAGGGTTTgagcaggggaaaggggggggggggaggggagtgaagggaaggaaggggaggagtagagagagagagagagaaagaggtgaaaggggctctttttatttcatctccgtttttttttttttcgttttctgtttctcatCTCTGGTTGGTGGATCGTCAAATTTAATTGTAggatgtgattgtttttttttgtttttgtttttgttttgcagtTTTTGTTCGAATATCTATGCGATGATGTCAAATTACATTTTGATTTTCCTGACCAGACTTAGTAGGTTAAAACGGTATataagatgtatacatacatacatgcaaatactgtcatatgcgtgtgtatatgtatatatatatatacaaaatatatatatatatgtatgcatgtatgtatgtatgtatatatgtatgtctgtatgtatgaatgtatgagtaACATATGCAGTTATATAAGGATGAAACATAATCACCATAGCAGAAGGGATTATCATGAAGAAGGATATGTATAAAAGATAATTCCTCATATCGTGAGAATAGCCATTAATTATACGAGTGCAATAATGCAATTCATATCTTCTCATATCTCGGTGTTATGATGAAGAATATGTTATAGAGATTAAGCTGTCTATAGTATAATCTTCCTTTGTGTGTTCTGCAGTACTGTTCCCTCAACGGTTTGGTTTATTGATAGATACAAgttacaataaaaaaggaaaaaaaaaaaaaaaaaggaaaaaagataaataaaaaaaaaaaaatacttggttTCCGAAACTACATTAAGACGACATTCAATAATAAGATATATGGTAGTTTAAGATTTTGTTCTTCAGCTATATATATAGGTGCTGTTGGGTGAATTACAGATCTGAAACAAATATGTTATAGAAgccaattatcattgttgtaattttttccctaattctttctttttcagcatttttctatcttattttcgttttttttttttctttcgagttTCTTATCAAGATTTTatcatttgtgttgtttttttatatgacgCAAGTcaggtaatgattttttttagccAGCCGTTCACTAGcccatgaattttatatatatatatatatatatatatatatatatatatatatatatatatatatacatatacttgtatacgtTACAGGCAAGTGTGTAGTTTTATGGAATCCAAAACAGAGCTTCGTTCTAGTCCTATTTCTCAACTTCCAATGTATACGACCATATACAATGTTTTCCgaataaatatgttttttatttgccTTACAGTCCTGTTACAGTATACCgtgcgttattattttttttttttttttcccataatgAGTGGATGACGTGTGAAAAACACTACGGTAAGATCAAAAGAGATTACGACATTACAATTATACGTCACTTGTGCTAattacaattctctctctctctctctctctctctctctctctctctctctctctctctctctctcttttactctctccctctctctctctctctctctctctctctctctctctttctctctctctctcttttactctctccctctctctctctctctctctctctctctctctctctctctctctctctctctctctctctctctctctctctctccctctccctctctcttcctctctcttcctctctcttcctctctcttcctctctctttcactctctcccactctatctctctcttactctcccccccccccctctctctctctctctctctctctctctctctctctctctctctctctctctctctctatctacctctgtttcactctctttctctctctctctctctcttcctctctctcttcctctctctctcttcctctctctctcttcctctctctctcttcctctctctcttactctctcccaccctctctctctctctctcgctcactctcttgctcactctctctctctctctctctctctctctctctctctctctctctctctctctctctctctctctctctctctctctctctttctccctcgtcctctctctctcttcctctctatctttctctctctcacttcctctttctcttactctctcccactctctctctctctcttactctcccccactctctctctctctctctctctctctctctctctctctctctctctctctctctctctctctctctctctttctctctcttcctctctctcttcctctctcccactctctctctctctcactcacacacatactctctctctctctctctctctctctctctctctctttctctctctctctctctctctctctctctctctctctcgttctctctctctctgtctttctctttctgtttcattctcttaTGCACTctatccttctgcctctctctctctctctctctctctcctctctctctctctctctctctctctctctctctctctctctctctctctctctctctctctctctctctctctctcttgttctctttctctgtctctttcactctcttattctctctatccttctccctttctcattctctatcattttatatttatctatctatctatttatctctatatttctctctctctctctatctttctctctctatctttctctctttttctcattctttccctcgcccttcctatcactcctctctctccctctctctctccctctccctccccctctccctcccctctccctctctctctccctctctctctccctctctttatccctctctctaactttctctctctctaactttttctctcacattctctttcttttatctcgccctttctctctctttcattctattactctctctctctctctctctctctctctctctctctctctctctctctctctctctctctctttctccctttatctttctctctttctctctctctctctcttattctttctctctctctcactctctctctctctctctctctctctctctctctctctctctctctctctctctctctctctctctctctctctgtgtctctctctctctctgtatctctctctctctctgtatctctatctctctctctctctctctctctctctctctctctctctttctctccctctctctctctatctatctatctatctatctatctcgtcctctctctctctctctctctctctttctctctctctctctctctctctctctctctctctctctctctctctctctctctctctctctctatccctcccacatcctctctctctctcactcttactctctctctctctctctctctctctctctctctctctctctctctctctctctctctctctctctctcactctctgtctctctctctctctctctctctctctctctctctctctctctctctctctctctctctctctctccttctctctttctctctctcatcctcacacacatacacacatacacacatacgcacacacacacacatacacacacacacacacacgcacgcacacgcacacacacacacacacatatacacatacaaaaacgcacgcacatgcacacacacacactcacacacacatacatacattcacactcactctctctctctctctctctctctctctctctctctctctctctttctctctatctatttatctatctatctatctacctacctatctatctatctacctatccatctctctctctctctctctctctctctctctctctctctctctctctctctctctctctctctctctctctctctctctctctctctttctctctatttatatatctatctacctatctatctatctacctatctatctatctacctatccatctctctctctctctctctctctctctctctctctctctctctctctctctctctatctatctatctatctatctatccatctatctatccatctctctctctctctctctctctctctctctctctctctctctctctatctctctctctctctctctctctctctctctctctctctctctctctctctctctctcttataaaaaaatatgagaataatactaataatgataataataataataataataatgataataataataataataataatataacgataacagtaatgatagcaataataatagtaataattataatgataataacaataataataataatattgatataaaagttataatgataataatgataataacaacaaaataacaacaacaaaacaacactgataataataataacaataataacaataataacaacaaccacagcaataagattaagaacgatgataataaaccGAACAGAAATAATCCCATTGAGACAAACATCCAACAATCAGCTCAACATAACAAGCAAAATCCAATCTCCTTTGCCGAGTATACAATCGCATGCATTCTTAGTTCATCCCAGCCATTCTGAAATTAACACCAATAACATGACTCCTTTTCAAAGCCAAACGAGTTACCTGAACTGTGCGTTGAGGAGGCGGTgtgagaaaataaggatgatagtgataagtgtATAAGTAGATTGGTAGTGAGAGGTAGAGGATATTTCTGTAGAGTGAGGGAGGGCGTAGGGATCAGAGTGATTGAGTCT
The Penaeus chinensis breed Huanghai No. 1 chromosome 22, ASM1920278v2, whole genome shotgun sequence DNA segment above includes these coding regions:
- the LOC125037192 gene encoding uncharacterized protein LOC125037192 gives rise to the protein MSVEEPNQNESLTVNETAAQQYSKTEPQTRRSFGADLISFFARRLSNQPTQEVSLEDNVNYTKPIDSTVQGSLADQVISSPRSTSPGLDAERSPRGSATSIKGEPYIETEIDRLLRSSSPGKEADASPRESLLGLDTLPRRSISEVEKEISPRGSFTGLEKLASALVEIQDSDLQNDERQPELLHPRKSIGAEVLDFLVRRLSTQSTSYDVNEERTLSPAGLESENLSRVSPRGSPANLEISTSPRSSTAGLEESQTQITESEVLDFLVRRLSNKTLSDEDDTISPNLENEGTTILPQKSLENIFDNRASISSSVDEEIINILTSRKISKELSSPLETADGPAVEELNVTDQLSHTPSLDEAQAESVLSIPHEPQAEHLQHRKSIGAGILDFLVRRLSSKSPVDHDNQGVEEPSMLEPETEVYSSPRASLVSPEIKIEVSEYDDVQEANKSHRGSDASIHSYKSSVDDPEMFKTPRQSITDPISATELQEEIEMKSECSPRGSAAGLEVQKSPRGSTAGLEVQKSPRGSTAGLEIQKSPRGSTAGLEVQKSPRGSTAGLEVQKSPRGSTAGLEVQKSPRGSTAGLEVQKSPRGSTAGLEIQKSPRGSTAGLEVQKSPRGSTAGLEVQKSPRGSTAGLEIQKSPRGSTAGLEVQKSPRGSTAGLEVQEPPRGSTAGLEVQKSPRGSTAGLEIQKSPRGSTAGLEVQKPPRGSTAGLEVQKSPRGSTAGLEIQKSPRGSTAGLEVQKSPRGSTAELEIQKSPRGSTAGLEVQKTPRGSTAGLEVQKTPRGSTAELEIQKSPRGSTAGLEVQKTPRGSTAGLEVQKTPRGSTAGLEVQKTPRGSTAGLEVQKTPRGSTAGLEVQKTPRGSTAGLEVQKTPRGSTAGLEVQKTPRGSTAGLEVQKTPRGSTAGLEVQKTPRGSTAGLEVQKSPRGSTTNRDAPTSEAEPEVQLRSKSSASRDATQQNRRSLIKYINDQEDNLPEICSSPETVELAQASDTEDTLDLIGSTTDNESDSDLETVLNITDLDSPDAVGQELEPFKNKALSSSRTKINVAHSGRGDGYYTDPEPTLAKGKQSSVYIEESPSIIIALYDHIMTILTLPDLSLDEYSITQVSKSKLTESSQQLSRRDSPPAIESQVPRPLSEPDADKTVREPGHEEETLTLSSNTVAGKGKSKWNIMPNVSRLDTTVQEYQKKKSLNEISAVTFCGCGFLGVYLVGAATYLQERAPWLLRGRIGGSSVGSLIATCIVCNIPLQVIRDNLLATAKASRSFFLGPLNPAFPIEEPLLKNLLKILPEDAHLRASGRLYLSLTRANTLTNEVVNHYKSREELVRAVLCCCFLPGISGFSVPSFHGRRYLDGGMTNNMPLKGPNTLAINAFAGEFDVCPMDNEYQTKWLTTALNQTLEMTMINLRRFFLALVPPNPEELDEFYWQGYEDAKRCLADRV